The stretch of DNA CCATGGGCTTTACCACTGTGGCTCCGAAAGCACGCAAGGTCATAGGCCTCCGTTGCTGTGAACCTCGACATTGACCGGGCCTCATGCACCAGCCCCCACGCTAATACACCATACAGACTGTCGCCTCACGTCCACGTGTTCTGCCAACATATTGCATGCGCTCCTCGACTGCAAAGGCCCCACATTCCCGCTCTGGAATGATAAACACCACGCACTGGTAGCGACTCCCCTGCGCTTTATGCACGGTAATGCAATAGCTTAACTGCAACTCATCCGCCCTGAGTGCTACCTCGCGCCCAGAGTCCAGGCGCAACGCTATCGTGTCACCCATTCCCCCAAGCACCCGCCCTTGCTCACCATTGACTGCTCGCTGACCGCCATCGTATCGAGTCTTCGTGACAATGACGCGATCGCCCGTTCGAAACCCACCGTGACATGGCAGTCCGTCCGGATTCACAATCTCCTGCAGCAATCGGTTCAACCGATCCACACCAAGGCCTCCTGCGTACACAGGGGACAACGCCTGCCACTCGACCCCAGTGTCTTGATAGCCACACACCACTTTCCGCAACTGATGCAGCAAAAGCGCCTCGGATGCGAAGCGAATCACCTGGACCTTGACCAGCAACGACCCCCTGGATCCTTCTTCGCCCAAGTGCACCACAGGCAAGACGGTCAACAGCTCCGCCATCACAGGAGTCGCTCCCACCGGGGCTAGTTGCTGCGGATCGCCGATCAACACGATTTGCCCGCGACAGCTCAACAACAATCGATACAGGATATGCCAGGTCAGCATGCCAGCCTCATCGACCAAGACCAAGTCGGCACCCACACTCGACACCGAATAGCCGCCGCCTCCATACCCCAGCAACTTGTGCAACGTCGTGGCGTCTTCCCCGAGGAGGGTCGCCGCTTTCCCGGTCATCGCCGTGGCCGCCACAGTCCCTCCTCGCTCACGCACCTGAGCACTGAGAGACCTCGCTAGCTCAGTCTTTCCACTTCCAGCCCCACCGGTAACCACCGTATACCGAAAGCGCAACGCCCTGGCTTGCACGCTGGGACTCGCGTTACCTGAGTCCTGCTGATTCGCTCGAATCATGGCCAGGGCTTTCTTCCGCACAAAATACACCCCTGGGGAAAACCACAAGCCCTGCTCGCATTTCCCCGCACGTCCTGCCTGCAGTGTGATTGACGACGCTACCCGATCCGCAGGCAGTCCAATCAGCTCTGCGCACCGTGCCACAAGATGAACGTCAGAAAGCCCTCCGATCCCTTCTTCATCGGCTTGTGCAAGGGCCTCCATCACTGCGGCCTTATAGTGTTCGTCACTATACAAGTCGTGCCCCAACACCTGTGCGGCCGCCACCGCAGCCTGAAATGGGAGGCCTCGACGTCGATATAGTAGAAACGGATCTGCAGCGATGGCCTGCACTGATCGTAGCGTTCCCTTGACGAGTTTGCGCGCCACGGCTTTCCAGCCTGCACAACACAGCCATTCCACCAGCGGGCCCAACAATTGAAACACCTTCACGACCTGACGTGGGGGCGAACGACGCAAGTCGAGCACCCCCAACAACTCCGATGAGCTCGCGCAGGCTTCGAATCGTCGTGATCGTATCCTGGACACCATCAGAAAAGGATCGGGCCCATTGGCTATCACTCGCCCCCAGCACTCTCCCACCTCTCCGACCGAAGGGACTGGCAGTCCGTCCGGAATAAACGCCCGATGCTTACGAGCTATTTCGATCCAATCGCCAGACCCACGGCGCGCACGGGTCCGACTCGTGATCACCCCAACCACCTTAGGCATTTCCTCAGGACTGCCCGCCATCTCGTCTGAGACAACCTCCCCTTGCACGCGCACTTCTAAGGATCCAGAGCAGACCATGCTTCTCCCTCCCCATGCTTCAGCCATCACGCACTCATCTCTGCAACTCTGTGACATACCGTTTTGGTTCCAAAACGGTATGTCACAGCTCGTTCACTTCAGCGAACCGCACGACCTTCCGGTCGATCGACGCGCTGCACGAACTCACCCGGAGGCCCTATGCTCGCTGAACTCATTCATCCACTCGCTCTCATGGAACATCAGGAATGGGAGTACCGGCCTCGTCCCTCGAATGCCGGTCCAGACCACTGCATCCGCAAACTCACGTACCATGCCCGGCATGCTCCCGCAAAAAGTCCAAGCGGTCGATTCCTCGTTGTCCTCGACGACAGTACTTGGCACGAAGAACTGGTGTTAAACTGGATTGCTAAGAGCACGTTTCATCTCCACAGCCAGCAGCTTGAACTGACCTGCGCGACCACGACCTTCCAGGGTCAGCCCTTCCCAATTAAAGGCCACATTGACGGCGTCATCACGGACCTCTTGGGAATTGATCGCCTTCTAGAGTTAAAGGCTGTCGAACACTTCACCTTCACTCGCTATGCAGAAGGAAATTACCCGACTAACTATCTCGTACAAGTGGTCTTCTATCTGGTTGGTTTGGCCGCACTGAATCCTCATATCGACGAAGCTCTCCTCCTCATCAAAAACAAGAACCAAAGCGCATTCCTTGAATATCGAGTCCGCTACGACCGGGAAAACGACCGCCTGACGGTCCTGGAAATCACCCACAGTACAGGCACACGCGTATACCCCCACCAAGACTTCGTGGGCTTGTATCAAGAGGCACTCCGACGCTTTGAAGAGGTGGAACAGTACCGTGATCAGGACGCGTTGCCCCCACGCCCGTACCCCAATGACGACAACTTCCATTGCGCCTACTGTCCGTATCAGTTTTGCTGGGAAGGGGTTGACCAGGTCCCCATTGAGGGAATCGCGGAACTTCGTACTGGGCTGGTGCCGGCCGTGGAGGAGTATCTCAACCTACAAACTGAGCTTGCAGCGCTCACTCCGAAACAAAAGCGACTGGACGCCCTAAAGCAGCAATTCAAGTTGGAATTGCGCACCGAGGGGATCACGCGCGCGGAGGGGCATGGCTACTACATCGCGTCATCACCCTATGAACAGAGCAAATTGGATCAAACCAAACTCTCTAAAGCCACTATTGAACGCGCGACCGTGAAGGAAACTTACAGCCGTTTCTCAGCAGGCCGACTGTCCAAAGTCGTCGACGCAACCAAACCGAAACGCCGGTCCCCTCTCAAAAAGCCTAAACCGACGACTCAAATCGCGTAACTGTATTCATCAGCTGATTATCATGACTAGGAGGCATCATGTCCGACGCAGACAAACCCACGTTCATTCCCATGAACCGCATTAACGGCATTTCTAACCGACGCCGCATGCCTATCATCGGCAAGATCCGTCTCGGCGTAAAAGTGAGCGGCCCCAGCGGGTTCTACCCCAAGGAAACGCCTCATTTCGTGGTCCCAGAAGAAGTAGCCAAGGTCTTCGGGGCGCAACCCAAGGAGTTGGAGGTGATGTTCGTCTCCAACGATCCCACGGTCAACTGCCCGCAAGCTCTCCGCTGGTATGGAGAATCCGCCGGACTACAATGCATTGGGAACAATCAGGTGGCTCGTCGCCTGAATCAAGACACCTGGAAAACTGAATCGCGATCTTGTCCATGCGAGAAACTCGAGTCCGGAGAATGCGGACCACGCGCAAATCTCATCTTCATGATCCCGAAAGTCAGCAGCGGCGGCCTGTTTCAGATCGATTCCAGTAGTATCAACTCGATGGAGAAGATTAACTCCTATTTCGATTTCCTCGCGCTCACCCTCGGACGTATTGCCATGATCCCGCTGAAACTCCGTCGCGTGCCCGTCACTAGACGCCGCGAAGGACGCCCGACCACTCATTATCCGCTCGAATTGCGCTATGAAGGCTCAGCGGACGAGACGACCAGGCACCAACAGGAAACGGAGACGGTCCTGAGAAAGATCAAGATGTTGGAAATTCAGGAGCCGATTGAAATCAACCCGGTTCTGGATCCAGGCGCACACGTCGTCATGGAAGAGGAGTTAGAAGAAGATCCCAGCCCCATACCAGCAGAGTCCGTGGGAGAGCCCGGGCCTGAGACGCACAATTCGGCGATCCCACCGATGTCCACGCCCGAGACAGCCGCCGCGAAAGCGCCGGAGGCCACTCACCCACCAGCAGGTCCGCCCATCTCACTGGCCCAGACCAACTACCTGCTTCGGCTAACCAAGGACTTGCCACTCACAGAGGATGAGGTCCGCGTGAAAGTCCGCGCACTCACACAGCGCGAAGCGTCGGGACTCATCAAGAAACTCCTCGCTGAAGACTTTTCTTTCTTCACACCGAGCCCGAACGCTCCTCCGGCCACGCCTGTGAACACAGGGTCAGCAGCCGATACCATGACCGATCCTCAGTTTAAGAAAATCATGGGCCTCGTCCTCTCGATGGGTATCTCAGAGCCGCACGTGAAAAGTCTCACCGCTGGGTACACCAAACGACAAGCCTCGACGCTCATTGACCAGCTCGTTGGTGGAGATTTTTCCGCATTCCAGGAGATCAAAGAGGAAGAATTGCCAGTCCTTACAACTCCGAAACCAACTCCAGTGGAAGAACGGGTAGGATTCTAAACTCTTTGAAGATATCTCCTCATACCACTGTCCGAACAGTGAAACACCGCTCCAGCAAAGTAGCGTGGCGGTTTTACCGATTCAGTATTGGTTCAGTCCCATGCAGGTGACCTGCCCCGATGTGTTGAACGACGTTTCGCGGGCTTATTGAACTGCCTTCTTGCCGAGCTCCCGTGCTCCCACTTTTTGCGGCTTCCCAAGCTAATTCCTTGCATTGGTCCGGCCAATACCAACAGGCAAAGGCGCCAACTGCAACAGCAGCGAGTCCTAACGTTTCATCCGGAGTAATGTTTGTGTCGGATTGGTTTCTTGCAGAAGATTGCGCTGCCAACGATTCTCTCGTCTGTGCTGGGGGAGACGATTGTTTGAAGGCCACTTGGTTTTTTGGATCGAAAGCATATCTTGCCAAATCTGGGAAGGACACTTTGTTTTCCAATGCGATGGAGTAGATCCTACGAAAGGACTCTACAGTTTCCTGTGGAAAGGTACACCCCTTCGCTTGGCGCACCCAGTCTGCGTGTGAATCGGTTTGAGGATATTCTCTGGTCCACTCCCAGATATAAACATTAACCTTCTCTTTAGTCGTACCGCACTCAATAGGAACTGTGAACTTCACTCCGTGCTTAGGAGGAAAGTCCGCACGAGCCTGATTGTATGCAGCCGTTTGCATCACATTCTTAGCTCCCATTTGAACAAGGGTGTCATACAACCCGAAAGAAGTCCATTGGTATGGCAGCCACGCTTCTTCACTATCCGAGGGGGCAGAGAATGCGAGCCGATATGCTAAAAGAGCATACTTTGCAGCTTGTTGAATGTCTTCAGCCGTAGCAGCTCTGTCGTTCAGCAAGTACGCTAAACGAGAAGCTGA from Fimbriimonadaceae bacterium encodes:
- a CDS encoding AAA family ATPase → MAEAWGGRSMVCSGSLEVRVQGEVVSDEMAGSPEEMPKVVGVITSRTRARRGSGDWIEIARKHRAFIPDGLPVPSVGEVGECWGRVIANGPDPFLMVSRIRSRRFEACASSSELLGVLDLRRSPPRQVVKVFQLLGPLVEWLCCAGWKAVARKLVKGTLRSVQAIAADPFLLYRRRGLPFQAAVAAAQVLGHDLYSDEHYKAAVMEALAQADEEGIGGLSDVHLVARCAELIGLPADRVASSITLQAGRAGKCEQGLWFSPGVYFVRKKALAMIRANQQDSGNASPSVQARALRFRYTVVTGGAGSGKTELARSLSAQVRERGGTVAATAMTGKAATLLGEDATTLHKLLGYGGGGYSVSSVGADLVLVDEAGMLTWHILYRLLLSCRGQIVLIGDPQQLAPVGATPVMAELLTVLPVVHLGEEGSRGSLLVKVQVIRFASEALLLHQLRKVVCGYQDTGVEWQALSPVYAGGLGVDRLNRLLQEIVNPDGLPCHGGFRTGDRVIVTKTRYDGGQRAVNGEQGRVLGGMGDTIALRLDSGREVALRADELQLSYCITVHKAQGSRYQCVVFIIPERECGAFAVEERMQYVGRTRGREATVCMVY
- a CDS encoding PD-(D/E)XK nuclease family protein, whose translation is MLAELIHPLALMEHQEWEYRPRPSNAGPDHCIRKLTYHARHAPAKSPSGRFLVVLDDSTWHEELVLNWIAKSTFHLHSQQLELTCATTTFQGQPFPIKGHIDGVITDLLGIDRLLELKAVEHFTFTRYAEGNYPTNYLVQVVFYLVGLAALNPHIDEALLLIKNKNQSAFLEYRVRYDRENDRLTVLEITHSTGTRVYPHQDFVGLYQEALRRFEEVEQYRDQDALPPRPYPNDDNFHCAYCPYQFCWEGVDQVPIEGIAELRTGLVPAVEEYLNLQTELAALTPKQKRLDALKQQFKLELRTEGITRAEGHGYYIASSPYEQSKLDQTKLSKATIERATVKETYSRFSAGRLSKVVDATKPKRRSPLKKPKPTTQIA
- a CDS encoding DUF2610 domain-containing protein is translated as MRKNSYGRIVWAIMGGLILLPPQLSVAQTAQAISECDRLAASVFDSTKPIEISGVRYETIDFEKAIPACEAAVKTQPNNARILYQYGRALNAGKRESLAIETYKKASDLGSLLAANNVGTLLSRGYSGAKPDNKAALVWYEFAAQGGVDIAKRNAADILEKGEGLAAPNLERAAMYWRSLANAGDPEAAEKVGLAILDKKVVPLDSSEVVNHLTIAASKNRFLSASRLAYLLNDRAATAEDIQQAAKYALLAYRLAFSAPSDSEEAWLPYQWTSFGLYDTLVQMGAKNVMQTAAYNQARADFPPKHGVKFTVPIECGTTKEKVNVYIWEWTREYPQTDSHADWVRQAKGCTFPQETVESFRRIYSIALENKVSFPDLARYAFDPKNQVAFKQSSPPAQTRESLAAQSSARNQSDTNITPDETLGLAAVAVGAFACWYWPDQCKELAWEAAKSGSTGARQEGSSISPRNVVQHIGAGHLHGTEPILNR